In one window of Nitrospira sp. DNA:
- a CDS encoding efflux RND transporter periplasmic adaptor subunit: MNRLLIGLLLLVSFGCGSKEEPVAAVVAAAPQTTIQAAVIDVAMAQVPVRVEVTGQVTAIFQATLSSRIQGTIDRLLVREGTRVAKGQILIQLDNRDVQADLARASAEVENARAQLIRMKALLTEDAVSKQEVENATRAFKVAEASRKAVLAQLSYTVVKAPFDGVITEKRVEAGELASPGQPLLQMEDPRQLRLEATVAEGDLKAVSLGDKIPILIDALGAAPLHGVVSQILPAGDPQTHTFMVKVDLPVTPGLKSGMFGRLQLDKGMTQTILVPSSAVIERGELTSLFVVGADRIGRLRWVKLGRRFDKQVEILSGVNAGERVLLDGARGIDGAMVQGIHTVTSPTNP; encoded by the coding sequence GTGAATCGACTGCTGATTGGCCTGCTGTTGTTGGTATCGTTCGGATGCGGCTCGAAGGAGGAGCCGGTTGCGGCTGTTGTGGCGGCCGCGCCGCAGACGACGATTCAGGCTGCGGTCATCGATGTGGCGATGGCCCAGGTGCCTGTGCGTGTCGAGGTCACGGGGCAGGTCACAGCCATCTTTCAGGCCACGCTCTCCAGCCGCATTCAAGGCACGATCGATCGTCTTCTGGTCAGAGAAGGGACGCGCGTGGCGAAGGGGCAAATCCTGATTCAACTGGATAATCGGGACGTGCAAGCCGACCTGGCGCGCGCTTCGGCGGAAGTGGAGAATGCGCGGGCGCAACTCATTCGCATGAAGGCGCTCTTGACCGAGGATGCCGTCTCGAAGCAGGAAGTGGAAAATGCCACCAGGGCCTTCAAGGTGGCCGAGGCGAGTCGGAAAGCGGTCCTGGCCCAACTCAGCTATACCGTGGTGAAGGCCCCGTTCGATGGTGTGATCACCGAAAAGAGGGTGGAGGCCGGCGAGTTGGCGTCGCCTGGTCAGCCGTTGCTGCAGATGGAAGACCCCCGGCAGCTGCGTCTCGAGGCGACGGTGGCCGAAGGGGATCTGAAGGCCGTGTCTCTCGGTGACAAGATTCCGATCCTTATCGATGCGCTCGGTGCCGCCCCCTTGCATGGTGTGGTGAGTCAAATCCTTCCCGCGGGCGATCCTCAAACCCATACCTTCATGGTCAAGGTGGATTTACCGGTGACCCCCGGCCTGAAGAGTGGCATGTTCGGCCGGTTGCAGTTGGACAAGGGGATGACCCAGACCATCCTGGTGCCCTCCTCTGCCGTGATCGAGCGTGGAGAACTGACCAGCCTGTTCGTGGTCGGGGCCGATCGGATCGGCCGGCTCCGGTGGGTGAAGCTGGGACGCCGATTCGACAAACAGGTTGAGATTCTGTCCGGTGTGAATGCCGGCGAACGGGTGCTGCTCGACGGTGCCCGGGGAATCGACGGCGCCATGGTGCAGGGCATTCATACAGTCACGTCCCCGACAAACCCATAG
- a CDS encoding DUF2892 domain-containing protein — MKLNEMLRLIAGIFVLLAVFLGATVHPYWNYFAAFVALNLIQSAFTCWCPMMALLRKLGVRE; from the coding sequence CGGTTGATTGCCGGGATATTCGTGTTGCTGGCCGTATTTCTGGGGGCCACCGTGCATCCCTATTGGAATTATTTTGCCGCCTTCGTGGCGTTGAACCTGATTCAGTCGGCCTTTACCTGTTGGTGTCCGATGATGGCACTGTTGAGGAAGCTCGGTGTTCGGGAGTAG